CTGCGCGTCATCTTGAATGACTGCGTGACCGGATACAGCACCAGACCCATCAAAACCATGGATATGGCGAGCACCACGAGCAGCTCTATGAGCGTAAAACCCCGATTATAGCGTTGACCCTTTTTCATCATTGAAGCCCTATTCGCCTCTTACGAGGTTCGTATCCAAGTCCACATGACGCCAGTGTTTGCCGTCACGCCAGATTACTCTGGCTATAAACGATGTGCCGATCACGGATACACGTGTGATTGTGTAATTGGTTGCTGGCACTTTTATGTCCACATAATAACAACCGTTCTGATCCGATACGTCCGAAGCGGTATCGGAAATCTGGCAAGCTCTGCCGACAACACGATGTTCTACATTGTCGGACGTGGTGACATACGTATAGTCCACAGAGACAGTCTTTCCGGCATCACACGGAGCAAAGAGCAGGCGGTTGCTATCCACAAGACAATATTTGTCGTACTCTACACTCGACGGCTCATAGACCCGCGAATAGTTGGCGTAGGCCTTATTGCACTGGACGGACCAGTCACCGTCTGCCCTATACAAAAACCTGAGATTGCGCCCGCGAAGGTCCACATTCTTGACTATAATGTTGTTGGAATAGTCTATCAGGCAGGCTCTATCGTCACTCGCCGCCGCAGGACCAGGGAGATTGACTACACCCGTCTTGTAATCGACAAAATCACTCGTATAAAGGGGGACCCCGGTGCCTGATCCTGAGCTTTCCGGCACGCCAACCCTCAGACCGGTCTTCAGGTCGACTATGAGCATAGAGTATTTTATAGTCAAATCATCCGAGATGGTTATCTTGCGACCCAGCTGAGGTCTGCCGTTATACTGGCGCATGAGACCCTCGAAAGTAGGCTCGTCGGGGTTGTCGGTTGGGTCGCCGTCCGTTATATCGCTCGGGGCGCCTGCATTGAGAATAAACCTAAGAGCCAGTTTGATCGGAATTCTCTCGGCGTTGTCACTCACATCAGGAATGACTTTGTCTTCACGTATTATGCGAGGGTCGTATATACGATAATCAATGCTCGCCTCAATTGGACGTTTTCCGTAAGCAGTATACTCATACCGGTCCTGCGCATTGGGATTGAATGAAATAATGCCCAGGATGGAATCGGAGAGTTTGTAGGTGTACGGGTCGGATGTCCATGGATCACTCTCTCCCAACAGCGAAAAACCACGCGCGCATGTATCCGAACTCTCCTGGATGCCTACAACGTCATAGCCTGATGGAGGCGTTATGGTCACTGTCTGAAAGCTTACATCATCGCCGCTGATTGTGCCGGAATCAGGGACGCGCTGGTCCAAAACGCTTATCAACGTAGGATCACTATCGGTCGTGCCCGTCGGCACGGCCCAATATGAATAGCTTATGTAATAGAATCTATCTATGCTCGAACTTTCCCTGGGAAACGACACATAGAACTCGGATGAGCCGGATGTATAAACAATCGAATACTGACCGCGCTTGATAGAGGGAAGATATGTAACCGAACCGACAGCGCGCTGCAGGGGACCGCTCTTTATGCTCAGACCGTTCAAACCGTTATCGTCAGTGTAGACGTCTATCGGGCTGAATGCAAGAGTGTATTTGGAACCGAACTCCGTCCCGCTGCCGGTCTGAAAATACCCTGGAGCCGGTATTGAGGTGGTCTCACCAATTACCTGGCGAATATTGAGCACATTCCCTCGCTCCAAAACATCGTCAACAGTCATAAACTCGCCAAAGGGCGGACCAGCCAGCACGCACTTATTACGAATTTCAGCGCTGTATGCGGTGTTGTCGGCAAAGAATGTACCATCTTCCTTGATTGGGATGATGCCGGTGGGTAGGTTCGCAGACATCGCTTTCCAGCGCTCAAGCTCCTGTTGGGCAAGACGTGTGGCAATTGTGCGGCTCTCGGCGGCCTTGACTATGCCAAAGCCGGTCGGGAACATCTGGATCACCGTCATGATCCCGACAAGCAGCACCACCATTACCACCAGCACTTCGACCAGCGATGTGCCCCTCTTGTTTTGCAGGACTTTATTCATTTGTCTCCACCGATGGTACGACTATCGTGCGCCCCCTAATGTTCCGCATAGGGACTAAGCATTCAATAACTATACTCAATATAAATTTGCCATAACGCGCACGTTGGGACAGGATGATTCCCGTCCCAACGCGAAAAAACACATTATTCGACCAGGCTCAGGACGCTTAATATCCCCTCACCCCAACCATCTCTCGCCAAGGAAAGAGGAAGAAGCGAAGGCTAATCATTAGCCCTTGGTAGGTCGAACTCGCCACTTGCAGGCTTCAACTTTACTCGCCGGTACACGCTCCGTGCTGCCATCGAGAAACAGCACAATCGCATTGCCGGTCGGGGCAGTGGCTGTGCCGCCCTGATGATATGAACACCAGGTTATGACAGTATCAGCAGGCGGGTTTCTGAACTTGAGCTGGCGCTCATAGTCCGTCTGCTGCTTCGTTGTGTCATCCGTTCCCTCGTCTGGTTTTAGTCTGCTCACACCAGTCGTAGAATTGTCGGTTTCGCTTGCCCAGTCAGTAAAATAATGCCGATAAACAGTGCCGCCGCTGTCTACATAGCCGTCGTAACTGCTGTAGACGTAGATAGAGATTGTCGGACTATTGGCATAGGCAACCTGAGGCACCGAAAATATCGATTTCGTATCCGTTATATTCGACGACGGACAGTGAAATGTCTTGAATGAAGGAACGTATTCCATAAACAAATAATCGTCGCTCTTTGCAACTGTAAAGTCTACTGCACTCTTTTGTTCTTCAGTGGGTTCGCCGTTGGAATCGACAGCGCCGACCAGAGCAAGGGGATATTTGCGGTTGTCTGTCTTGAACATGGCAACCGCTGAGCCTATCTGATGGAGACTGGTCATGCAGTTGTTCTGACGCGCCTTCTCCTTCACTACACCCATCACAGGGAAAATAACTGCAGCCAATATTGCTATGATCGCGATAACTGTTAGAAGCTCTACCAGAGAGAAACCTCTATTTGATGTCCTCATGTTATGCACCTCCGCACGGAAGTCGTTAGTTAATTATACACTTTTGGCGATAAAACTCGCCAGTATGTTCCATCACCTGCTATTACGGCGTGATTATGCCGACCCACCATGCCCAAATCGAACTAAGTTGAGGCGCGGCTAGAATTACTGCCAGAGCACCGATCACCATATGCGGTCCGAAGGGTATCTCCGTGCGCCAAGACACGCCCTTCTTTTCGGCGCGGCTCTTCAAGATCATATATGTGACGCCTACCACTGAGCCAACTATCACCGCAATAAAGAAAGAGACCAGCGCACCCATCACTCCGAGCACAGCGCCAACTGCAGCGGCCAGGTTTATATCTCCGCCGCCAAGCGCACCTTCATACTCCTGGTCATCAGCGTCATCTTCAGGCTCGGACCTGCCTCTGGGACGAAATACAAAATAGCCGATATACGCAATCAGGTAGAAGACCCCTGCGCATACCACCATACCCGCTATGCTCGGCAGCATCGGAAGCATATTGCCCGAAGCTGTCGGTATATGCAGCAGATTGATGTCACCGGCTATGATATGAGCGACGTCCTTTAACACCCCAAGGATCAGACCGAATATCACTACCTGGTCGGGTATGATGAAATGATCCAGATCGACAAAGAACGCTATGAGCAGTGCACATATGAAAAACACATACACAAATACATCTATGCTGATGCCATATCTCAAATACGTGCCCACAAAGAGCAGGCCGGTTATAAGCTCCACACTGAAATATCGCCAACTTATCGGCTCACCGCAATAACGGCACTTTCTGCCCAGCATCAAAAAGCTCAGCAATGGCACCAAGTCCATTCCCCTGAGCCTTTTGCCGCACTTTGGGCAATGCGATGGAGGCGTCACGATTGACTGCTCCTCGGGTATCCTGTATATGCATACGTTCAGGAAACTTCCTATCGCCGCACCGTATATAAATGCTATCGCGCTTCCAAGCCAGATAGGCAGCATAGACGCTAACCGCCTCCGGAAAGGTTCTGAATAACAGCAATCAACGGCATGAACATTCCGATAACGATACAGCCTACAACCGCACCCAGGGTAACAATCAACACCGGCTCGATGGCAGAGGTCAAACTCGAAACGGCCGCATCGACTTCATCTTCATAGAAGTCAGCGACCTTGCTGAGCATTGGGTCAAGTGAACCGGACTCCTCACCAATAGAGATCATCTGCACTACCATCGGTGGGAAGAGCTTGCTCTTACCCAGTGGTTCGGCTATACGGTCTCCCTCTCTGATTCTTGCCCTTGCTTCAAGCAATGCATCGGATATGATATCGTTTGACACTGTCCCTGACACCGTCTCCATAGCCTGCAAAATTGCAACACCGCTGGCAAGCAGAGTGGCAAGCGTTCGGGCGAACCTTGCAAGCGCAACTTTATGATTCAGGCTTCCAAATACAGGCAGCTTGAGCTTTACCGTATCTAATGTACGCCTGCCGATTTTTGTTCTGCCGAAGAGCCTGGTGGCAACAACAAAACCTACGACAATCAAGATCATAAAATACCACTTGCTGAGCATGAAATCACTGCAGCCCTTTATTGCGGCTGTAAGCGGAGGAAGGTCTTTGATGCCCAGATCAACGAACATGGTCATAAATTTCGGCAAAATAAACGTCATCAAACCAATAACTACCAGACCTGCAAAACAAAGGATCATGACCGGATAGGTCAGAGCAGACTTGATCTTGCGCCGCAGTTCGACATCACTTTCAAGGAACTGCGAAAGCCTCTGAAGACTCTCTTCAAGCGCTCCACCGACCTCACCCGCATTCACAAGACCGATAAACAACCTGTCGAAAACAGTCGGGTATTTCTCCAATGCCCTGGTCAGAGTCTGACCGCTCTCGACCTCGTTGGTAACATCGGTCAAAATTGCCTTTAGCTTGGGATTGGTCGCCTGCTCAGAAAGCACATTCAGACAGCGCACGAGGTTTACACCGGCATCGATCATGGTTGAAAACTGGCGGCACATGATCGAAAGCTCGGACTTCTTGACACCGCCCATTCCGCCGATCTTTTTCTGAGTGCTCTTGGTCTGTTTGATCTCGACAACCGTGAACCCCTGCTCGGTCAGCCTTTTGCGCAGAATATCTTCGTTCTCGGCCTCTGAGGTCCCAGGAATTACAGTCCCCACTGCGTCTCTTATCGTGTATGCATAATTCGGCATCTTAATCACCCCTTGTTGGGGGTTAGGGGTTGGAGATCAGGGGTTTGGGCAAAAGCCCTATCCCCTATCCCCTATCCCCTATTTTCTATCCCCTGAAATTTAATGTGCTGGAGCCATTGCTTGCAGCATTCATATTTACCATGCTCTTCAGTTCTTCCGGGTTCGCAGCTACCTTTATGGCTTCATCCAATGTAATATGACCACTTTTATATAATTCGCACAGATGCTGGTCCATGGTCATCATCCCAGCACTCGCACTGGTCTGAATAATAGACCCGATCTGATGAGTCTTGGCCTCTCGTATCAAATTTCTTATCGCCGGTGAGGCTATCATAACCTCCATAGCGCATATGCGCCCAGGCTGACCCGAACGGGGCAGGAGCTGTTGACATAAAACAGCCTCAATGCTGTTTGAAAGCATCAGACGTATCTGCTCCTGGCCGGACGGAGGAAATGAATCCACGATGCGGTCGACTGTCTGCGCCGCGCTGCTGGTATGCAGCGTCGCGAGCACCAAATGACCCGTCTCAGCAGCCTGGATCGCGTTGGTCATTGTGTCCAGATCGCGCATCTCGCCGACCAGGATCACATCCGGGTCCTCCCTTAATGCCGACCGCAGCGCATGAGAAAACTCCTTAGTGTCCTGACCCAACTCCCGCTGGTTAATTATGCTGTATTTGTGCGTATGCAAATACTCGATCGGGTCCTCAATGCTGATAATGTGTGTGCTGCGCTCGTTGTTGATCTGATTTATCATCGCAGCAAGAGTGGTCGACTTGCCTGAGCCCGTCGGACCCGTGACCAATATCAACCCCCTCGGCTTTCTCGTAAGGCCTTCCAACACCAGCGGCAACTTCAGTTCACGTATGGTCGGTATCCTGGCAGGGATCAGTCTGAACGCGGCCGCAACAGCTCCCTTGTCCTTGAAAATGTTGACCCTGAACCGAGCCATGCCATGCACTGTGTATGAAAAGTCGAGTTCCCAGTTTTCCTCAAAACGCCGGATCTGTTCGTCGGAGAGTATATCATACATCATACGCTGGGTATCGGTGGATACCAGCTTCGGATAATTAAGCGGCAATAACTTACCGTCAACACGAATAACCGGAGGCACATCGATGCATATGTGCAGATCGGATGCGTTCCGCTCCATCATGTCGCGCAGCAAGTCATCGATGTGTAACGCATCAATCGAGACTTCTTGTTCAGCCCTTTTGGTCAATTGCTTTCTCCCGAAAGATGAATGCGAAAAATGGAAAGCCCGGAATCGGCTGCTCTCCACTATCCACTTTCTACTTTCCACTCTTCAAAAAGCAGATTTCTCAACAACACTATTGCCCGGCTGTGAAGACGACCCTCATAACCTCGTCGGGTGTAGTGACACCTTGGAGAACCTTGTCCAGACCGTCCTCCCTGAGTTCATGCATGCCGTTGGCCTTTGCGGCCTCTCTAAGATCGGCTAGAGGAGAACGGCGGACCATTAGCTCTCGAATCTCGTCGTTGATCCTCATCAGCTCATAGATGCCGATTCGTCCCTTATAACCGGTATGCTTGCATACCTCGCAGCCCTCACCCTTATAGAGAGTGACCTGTTGATTGGGGTCCGATGCCTTGAACCCGAACCGCCGCAGTTCGCTAGCGGGAACCTGGTAGGGAACCTTGCATTTTTGACAGACCTTTCGAGCCAGTCTCTGAGCAAGAGTGGCAACTACCGTAGCGGAAATAAGATATGGCTCAACACCCATATCCACAAGTCGGATAACTGCGCTCGGCGCATCGTTGGTGTGCAGAGTCGAAAGAACGAAGTGACCGGTAAGCGATGCCTCGACACCGATCTCGGCGGTCTCAAGGTCTCTCATTTCACCGACCATGATGATGTCAGGGTCCTGGCGGAGGAATGATCTCATAGCTGATGCAAACGTCAAACCTGCCTTTTTGTGGACCTGAACCTGCGAAATACCGCTTAACTGGTATTCGACAGGGTCTTCGATGGTGATGATGTTCTTTTCGACTGAGTTGAGCTTGTGGAGAACTGAATAGAGCGTGGTGGTTTTGCCTGAACCGGTAGGCCCGGTGGTCAGAAACATACCGTTCGGCTGAACGACGATCTCCTCGAGTTGGGACTGCACTTCGGGACTGAAACCCAGTCTATTCAGACCGATGAGAACGTTGCTCTTGTCGAGGATTCTCATAACGATCTTCTCGCCATGGACAGTCGGCAGACATGATACACGAAGATCATAGTCTTTGTTATCCCAGCGGATCGGAATACGCCCATCCTGAGGAATACGACGCTCAGCAATGTTCATATCGGACATGATCTTAAATCTTGATATCAAAGGCTTGTCGATATACTTCGGCAGAGGCATGACCTCGTGCAAAACACCGTCAATTCGATAACGCACCCGCACACCGCGTCTGTCCGGCTCGACATGGATGTCACTGGCGCTGTCCGCAATTGCACGCTGGATGATCGTGTAGGCAATTCGGATAATAGGCGCTTCTTCTGAGACCTTGGCGATGCTCTCAGTGTCCTCATCGGCAATTTCCTCGCGCGCTCCAAAGCCTGCAATTGCCTGCCTGATGTCAGCCGACAGATTGAGGCTCGCTCCTCCTCCGCCGCCATTCGATCCACCAGGTATCGGTGCCGCTCCAGGATCGGTAGTAGGCACAACTTCATTGCCTGCGCTGCCGCCGCTATTATAAACGCGGTCTATCGCATCAAGCAGGTCGTCCTCTGTTGCCAAAGCCGGAACAATCTGCTGGGCACCACTGGCGAGCCTTATGTCTTGAAGTGCAACAGGATCGTTGGGGTTTACCACCGCAAGGATCAATTTGTTGCCGTTTTTGCCTATGGGCAGGACCTTATGCCGTTTGGCAACATGCTCAGGAACAGCATTTACTGCACTCTGGTCTATCTTCTGCGTTACTAAATCCACAAAAGCTATGCCCAGAATCTCCGCCTGGACCTCCGTGACAGCTTTTGCATCCGCAAACCCAAGGTCTATGATTATGCGGCCAATGTCGCCGGGGGCGCTGCGCTGAACATCCCTTGCCTCCGCAAGCTGCTCAGCGGTAATCACTCCCTTGGCGACAAGCGCCTCACCTAAATCTTTTCTAGCCATTTCCAGCACCTCAACGAAGCCGCGCAAATCCGCGACACAAAAAAATTATAACACAACAGCAGCCGCTTCTTCCATCACATTAATCGGCACCTGTCGCCCGGTCCACATTTCAAGCGATAATGCACCCTGGTGAACCAACATCCCCAAGCCATTGACCGCTCTCGCTCCGACCTCACGAGCCCGGCTGACCAGCCGGGTGACCGGAGGGTTATATACGAGATCGTACACCATCAGATTTGGATGCAGCAACTCGGCCGGTATTGGAACAGATTCTATATCCGGGGTCATGCCCACCGATGTGGTGTTTACCAGCAGGTCTGCCCTCTTCACCTCATCCGCAAGAGTCTGTCTGTCCATCTCTACAGCCCTCGCAATTCCTCTCCCGAAGACTGAACTCAAACCCTCGGCAAGCTGCGTCGCCCTCTCAGGCGTCCGATTCGCTATCGCTATATCGCATCCGATCTCGGCAAGCGCAAAGCTTACTGCCTTTGCCGAACCGCCTGCCCCAAGTATCAATACTCTGCGTCCGTCCAGCTTTCCCCACTCAGACTCCGCCGATTTGAGAAAACCGGGACCGTCGGTCGTATCCCCAACTAGATATCCGTCTCGATTTATGATCGTGTTTACGGAATGAATCCTCATCGACCGCTCGCTCACTTCATCGAGATATGCGATGACGCTCTCTTTATGGGGAATCGTGACGTTTATCCCCGCAATGTTCATCGCCCTGATTCCGGCAACCGCTCTCTCAAGATCCTCGGGCAGTACATGAAACGGCACATACACGTAATCTATTCCCATTGCCTCAATCGCCGCATTATGGATCGCAGGCGACAGACTGTGAGATATTGGGTGCCCGAATACGCCCAAAACACGTGTTTTGCCGAGTATGTTCACTTGGTATCCTGTTTTTCTGACTTGCACAGACAGCCGTTTGTTCCAGCAGCAGGCACTTTGCGCAGGCGATGCATGATCCATCGTTCAAGCAAGCGGCTGAGCTTTGTGCCGATAAACTCTTTTGGATGCATAGGCTCGACCAGAATCGTATGCATACACGCCCAGTTGCCGCCGAGTATGTCCGTGAGCAGTTGATCGCCCACTACGACGCAATTTTCGGCTTTGCAACCCAACATCTTTAATGCATTGTTAAAGCCATGCGGACGCGGCTTCAATGCCCTGAATACACAGGAGATTCCAAGCTCGCGAGCAACGGCATCCAATCGCTTCGGATTGTGCGTGTTGGAAATAATGCACATCTTCATGCCCATGGCTTTGGCCGATTCGACCCAACACCTGCTGGACTCGGGAACCTGTGAACTCGCCCACGGCAGAATCGTATTATCCAAATCAAGCATCAGAGCCTCATAACCGCTCTGCCTGAGCACGACCAGGTCGATCTCGCTTATATTGCGCACGTATTGATCGGGTCGAAACAGTTCAAGCATCTCACCCATATCAGCGGCCACCATTCTTTATCGAGTTCTTGGCTGCAATGTGCTCCTGAAACGTCCTGCTGAAATGATGACTCCCATCAGGTCGAGCAACATAATACAAATAGTCCACATCTGCCGGATGCATAGCCGCCTTGATAGATGCCAGACCAGGATTGCATATCGGACCTGCCGGCAGACCTGCATGAGTATATGTGTTATACGGAGAATCCTTATGCAGATCGCCGTAATATATCTTGTCCTTATTGTCAGTGCTCTCGCCGGGCATATATGTCACAGTGGCATCCACCTCCAACCTCATACCCTTTGACAGGCGGTTCCACAGCACGGCTGATATGAGCGGCCTGTCACCAGGGACCTTCGCTTCACGCTCTATCATGGACGCCAATATCAAGAGCTTGTTCAA
Above is a window of bacterium DNA encoding:
- a CDS encoding prepilin-type N-terminal cleavage/methylation domain-containing protein; this encodes MRTSNRGFSLVELLTVIAIIAILAAVIFPVMGVVKEKARQNNCMTSLHQIGSAVAMFKTDNRKYPLALVGAVDSNGEPTEEQKSAVDFTVAKSDDYLFMEYVPSFKTFHCPSSNITDTKSIFSVPQVAYANSPTISIYVYSSYDGYVDSGGTVYRHYFTDWASETDNSTTGVSRLKPDEGTDDTTKQQTDYERQLKFRNPPADTVITWCSYHQGGTATAPTGNAIVLFLDGSTERVPASKVEACKWRVRPTKG
- a CDS encoding prepilin peptidase, whose translation is MLPIWLGSAIAFIYGAAIGSFLNVCIYRIPEEQSIVTPPSHCPKCGKRLRGMDLVPLLSFLMLGRKCRYCGEPISWRYFSVELITGLLFVGTYLRYGISIDVFVYVFFICALLIAFFVDLDHFIIPDQVVIFGLILGVLKDVAHIIAGDINLLHIPTASGNMLPMLPSIAGMVVCAGVFYLIAYIGYFVFRPRGRSEPEDDADDQEYEGALGGGDINLAAAVGAVLGVMGALVSFFIAVIVGSVVGVTYMILKSRAEKKGVSWRTEIPFGPHMVIGALAVILAAPQLSSIWAWWVGIITP
- a CDS encoding type II secretion system F family protein → MPNYAYTIRDAVGTVIPGTSEAENEDILRKRLTEQGFTVVEIKQTKSTQKKIGGMGGVKKSELSIMCRQFSTMIDAGVNLVRCLNVLSEQATNPKLKAILTDVTNEVESGQTLTRALEKYPTVFDRLFIGLVNAGEVGGALEESLQRLSQFLESDVELRRKIKSALTYPVMILCFAGLVVIGLMTFILPKFMTMFVDLGIKDLPPLTAAIKGCSDFMLSKWYFMILIVVGFVVATRLFGRTKIGRRTLDTVKLKLPVFGSLNHKVALARFARTLATLLASGVAILQAMETVSGTVSNDIISDALLEARARIREGDRIAEPLGKSKLFPPMVVQMISIGEESGSLDPMLSKVADFYEDEVDAAVSSLTSAIEPVLIVTLGAVVGCIVIGMFMPLIAVIQNLSGGG
- a CDS encoding type IV pilus twitching motility protein PilT — protein: MTKRAEQEVSIDALHIDDLLRDMMERNASDLHICIDVPPVIRVDGKLLPLNYPKLVSTDTQRMMYDILSDEQIRRFEENWELDFSYTVHGMARFRVNIFKDKGAVAAAFRLIPARIPTIRELKLPLVLEGLTRKPRGLILVTGPTGSGKSTTLAAMINQINNERSTHIISIEDPIEYLHTHKYSIINQRELGQDTKEFSHALRSALREDPDVILVGEMRDLDTMTNAIQAAETGHLVLATLHTSSAAQTVDRIVDSFPPSGQEQIRLMLSNSIEAVLCQQLLPRSGQPGRICAMEVMIASPAIRNLIREAKTHQIGSIIQTSASAGMMTMDQHLCELYKSGHITLDEAIKVAANPEELKSMVNMNAASNGSSTLNFRG
- the tadA gene encoding Flp pilus assembly complex ATPase component TadA, coding for MARKDLGEALVAKGVITAEQLAEARDVQRSAPGDIGRIIIDLGFADAKAVTEVQAEILGIAFVDLVTQKIDQSAVNAVPEHVAKRHKVLPIGKNGNKLILAVVNPNDPVALQDIRLASGAQQIVPALATEDDLLDAIDRVYNSGGSAGNEVVPTTDPGAAPIPGGSNGGGGGASLNLSADIRQAIAGFGAREEIADEDTESIAKVSEEAPIIRIAYTIIQRAIADSASDIHVEPDRRGVRVRYRIDGVLHEVMPLPKYIDKPLISRFKIMSDMNIAERRIPQDGRIPIRWDNKDYDLRVSCLPTVHGEKIVMRILDKSNVLIGLNRLGFSPEVQSQLEEIVVQPNGMFLTTGPTGSGKTTTLYSVLHKLNSVEKNIITIEDPVEYQLSGISQVQVHKKAGLTFASAMRSFLRQDPDIIMVGEMRDLETAEIGVEASLTGHFVLSTLHTNDAPSAVIRLVDMGVEPYLISATVVATLAQRLARKVCQKCKVPYQVPASELRRFGFKASDPNQQVTLYKGEGCEVCKHTGYKGRIGIYELMRINDEIRELMVRRSPLADLREAAKANGMHELREDGLDKVLQGVTTPDEVMRVVFTAGQ
- a CDS encoding shikimate dehydrogenase, translating into MNILGKTRVLGVFGHPISHSLSPAIHNAAIEAMGIDYVYVPFHVLPEDLERAVAGIRAMNIAGINVTIPHKESVIAYLDEVSERSMRIHSVNTIINRDGYLVGDTTDGPGFLKSAESEWGKLDGRRVLILGAGGSAKAVSFALAEIGCDIAIANRTPERATQLAEGLSSVFGRGIARAVEMDRQTLADEVKRADLLVNTTSVGMTPDIESVPIPAELLHPNLMVYDLVYNPPVTRLVSRAREVGARAVNGLGMLVHQGALSLEMWTGRQVPINVMEEAAAVVL
- a CDS encoding YqeG family HAD IIIA-type phosphatase encodes the protein MGEMLELFRPDQYVRNISEIDLVVLRQSGYEALMLDLDNTILPWASSQVPESSRCWVESAKAMGMKMCIISNTHNPKRLDAVARELGISCVFRALKPRPHGFNNALKMLGCKAENCVVVGDQLLTDILGGNWACMHTILVEPMHPKEFIGTKLSRLLERWIMHRLRKVPAAGTNGCLCKSEKQDTK